In Oryza sativa Japonica Group chromosome 11, ASM3414082v1, the following are encoded in one genomic region:
- the LOC4350480 gene encoding FHA domain-containing protein FHA2, which translates to MGNSRRPAAAATAPSPSPPASDLEVGFAKLQGEDFEYYMQTYSIVLGRHSRRRNQPVGVGVGVGVGGGGGGGGDAAADDVDVDLGILGGGMNVSRRHARIFYDFPRRRFALEVLGKNGCLVEGVLHEPGGEPVKLDSQDLLQMGDAQFYFLLPTRSVFATDAARRASAAARRAVPPPPSSSSDGDDGEEEREAAVAKRPRNGDAGSLAGRKSEKGSKGYRQSDNLQLLQLEEKDVISSTATVLSDLCGPQEWVPMDRLHEVMFEKYGDLWHHNRVRKYLTSEDWPKSETDGRPWHGLSLLLRKYPEHFVINIRMSGGRSIEFVSLVSLQP; encoded by the exons ATGGGCaactcccgccgccccgccgccgcggccaccgctccgtcgccgtcgccgccggcgtcggacCTGGAGGTAGGGTTCGCCAAGCTTCAGGGGGAGGACTTCGAGTACTACATGCAGACCTACTCCATCGTCCTCGGCCGCCACAGCCGCAGGAGGAACCAGCCCGTCGGCGTCGGAGTCGGcgttggcgtcggcggcggaggcggaggcggaggcgacgccgccgcggacgaCGTGGACGTCGACCTCGGGATCCTCGGCGGCGGGATGAACGTGTCGCGCCGCCACGCGCGCATCTTCTACGacttcccgcgccgccgcttcgcgcTCGAGGTGCTCGGCAAGAACGGGTGCCTCGTCGAGGGCGTCCTCCACGAGCCCGGCGGCGAGCCCGTCAAGCTCGACTCCCAGGACCTCCTTCAGATGGGGGACGCCCAGTTCTacttcctcctccccacccgctcCGTCttcgccaccgacgccgcgcgccgcgcctccgccgccgcccggcgcgctgtcccgccgcctccctcctcctcctccgacggcGATGATGGGGAGGAAGAACGCGAAGCGGCGGTGGCTAAGCGGCCGAGGAACGGAGACGCCGGGTCTCTCGCTG GAAGGAAGTCTGAGAAGGGATCAAAAGGTTACAGACAATCAGATAACCTACAACTCTTGCAGTTGGAAGAGAAAGATGTTATCTCATCAACAGCTACTGTCTTATCTGATCTCTGTGGACCTCAGGAATGGGTGCCTATGGACAGGCTTCATGAAGTG ATGTTTGAGAAATATGGCGACTTGTGGCACCACAACAGGGTGCGGAAATATTTGACATCAGAAGACTGGCCCAAGAGCGAAACTGATGGTAGACCGTGGCACGGGCTCTCTCTGCTGCTAAGGAAGTACCCTGAGCATTTTGTGATAAACATAAGAATGTCAGGGGGGCGGAGCATTGAGTTTGTCTCTCTGGTTTCGCTGCAACCCTGA
- the LOC4350481 gene encoding uncharacterized protein: MASSSSPPLLLLVSLLAAVAAAFLAAQALAQHQPQGNDTAAAGEGWRPRLRKTYVEGGAAGMVPRRRRLVGRFQICAVCTCCGGPHGVCIPAPCCYAINCNIPNRPFGVCSFTPRTCNCLNCHL; encoded by the exons ATggcatcctcctcctcacctccactcctcctcctcgtctccctcctcgccgccgtcgccgccgccttcctcgcgGCGCAAGCTCTCGCCCAACACCAACCCCAA GGAAAtgatacggcggcggcgggggaggggtggAGGCCGAGGCTGAGGAAGACGTAcgtggagggcggcgccgccgggatggtgccgcggcggcggaggctggtGGGGAGGTTCCAGATATGCGCGGTGTGCACCTGCTGCGGGGGCCCGCACGGGGTGTGCATCCCGGCGCCCTGCTGCTACGCCATCAACTGCAACATCCCGAACCGCCCCTTCGGCGTCTGCTCCTTCACCCCGCGAACCTGCAACTGCCTCAACTGCCACCTCTAG